The Clostridia bacterium DNA segment CTTCGGCCAGAACGCGGTTTACCACCACCGCCGCCACGGCCAGCTTTCCTTCGAACGGCTCACCCTGTGCCTCGGCCTCAACCAGCCGGGCCAGGAGCTGTCTCTCCTCACCGGTGCAGACGATTACGTAGGAAACGGCTTCCTCCACCGACGTCTCTCCCTTTCGGTGCCCCTGCCATTTGGTGCCGGCCCGGGCGTAGATACGACTGCACCCAGCGCGCCGTGGCGTAATGCGGTTAACCCTGCAGTCCTTCTAAATTCATTTATATGGTTATTACCATTAAATGGTACATGACCCCTTTTGGAGTACTCATTCAGACGGTGAGGTCATTCCGCCGAGTGGTCGAATATGGTTACCTCTCCGGTCACGGGGGAAGCATATAAGACCCGGCGGGCTTTGCCATGAAGAGCGTGGGCAACCGCCAAATAGAGCCACACCGGCGCCCGCCCAGTAATTACCACCTCATTTCCATCGCCAGCCTCCCTTACCGCCTGTTCTACGTACACGGGTAGCTGATCCA contains these protein-coding regions:
- a CDS encoding CRISPR-associated protein Csx3; its protein translation is RKPVPHLDLSLPQAGNLRLSAAVQQTSNHALWSGRVVIDLESLYNEVAKLDQLPVYVEQAVREAGDGNEVVITGRAPVWLYLAVAHALHGKARRVLYASPVTGEVTIFDHSAE